The following proteins are encoded in a genomic region of Phycisphaerae bacterium:
- a CDS encoding phosphoribosylglycinamide formyltransferase — MLRVAFCISGRGRLARSALACRTALGFKPVLILTDEKADPSLEPFAQDVGTPFVRLDVHDRPRFDRDLEAACVHATPDLIVLTFDKLVPATLVARFPHAIVNVHLSLLPAFRGFGALRAALEAGVKFAGATLHLVGTDVDGGPIITQGVVPVRADDTPAALGTRIYGRLLPMYLQVLAWYAAGRVWHDTAGRVWIRDADYGDCLTCPAIEPGVAALARRLSETPEEVNPHP; from the coding sequence ATGCTGCGGGTAGCCTTCTGCATTTCCGGCCGCGGACGCCTGGCCCGCAGCGCGCTCGCGTGCCGCACCGCTCTGGGATTCAAGCCCGTACTTATCCTCACCGACGAAAAAGCTGACCCATCCCTGGAGCCGTTCGCCCAGGACGTCGGCACGCCGTTCGTCCGGCTGGATGTCCACGATCGACCGCGCTTTGATCGGGACCTCGAGGCCGCCTGCGTGCACGCCACCCCCGACCTCATCGTACTCACCTTCGACAAGCTCGTGCCTGCAACCCTGGTGGCGCGGTTTCCGCACGCGATCGTGAATGTGCATCTTTCGCTGCTGCCGGCGTTTCGCGGCTTCGGCGCACTGCGCGCCGCACTCGAGGCCGGCGTGAAATTCGCCGGGGCGACGCTGCACCTGGTCGGCACTGACGTCGATGGCGGCCCGATCATCACCCAGGGGGTCGTGCCCGTCCGCGCGGACGACACCCCCGCTGCGCTCGGGACCCGCATTTACGGACGACTGCTGCCGATGTACCTGCAGGTCCTGGCATGGTACGCTGCCGGCCGCGTGTGGCACGATACCGCGGGGCGCGTCTGGATTCGTGACGCCGACTACGGCGATTGCTTGACGTGTCCGGCGATTGAACCTGGCGTCGCTGCGCTGGCGCGCCGACTTTCCGAGACACCTGAAGAAGTGAACCCGCACCCATGA
- a CDS encoding class I SAM-dependent methyltransferase produces MAQITSGVRRLLAAAHVYDLFQWLVGADAARATLARDFIRAQPGQRILDIGCGTGAILAHLPAVEYYGFDLSADYIAAARQRFGNRGTFWPERVTSASLERVPQCDIVITVAVLHHLDDDEALQLFGLAHAALRPGGRLVTYDNCYTADQSWLSRWIVSRDRGQNVRWEPEYRALAEKVFARVRTVVSHKILRIPYTSIFMECEK; encoded by the coding sequence ATGGCGCAGATCACGTCCGGCGTGCGACGGCTGCTCGCGGCGGCACACGTCTACGATCTGTTTCAGTGGCTCGTTGGCGCTGACGCGGCGCGGGCCACGCTCGCCCGTGACTTCATCCGCGCCCAGCCCGGCCAGCGCATCCTCGACATCGGCTGCGGCACGGGGGCGATCCTGGCGCACTTGCCGGCTGTTGAGTACTACGGGTTCGACCTGAGCGCGGACTACATCGCCGCCGCGCGCCAGCGCTTCGGCAACCGCGGCACGTTCTGGCCTGAACGCGTGACCTCGGCCAGCCTGGAACGCGTGCCACAATGCGACATCGTGATCACGGTGGCTGTGCTGCACCACCTGGACGATGATGAAGCGCTGCAACTCTTCGGGCTGGCCCATGCGGCGCTGCGCCCCGGCGGCCGGCTTGTGACGTACGACAACTGCTACACCGCCGATCAATCCTGGCTGTCGCGCTGGATCGTATCGCGGGACCGCGGGCAGAACGTCCGCTGGGAGCCGGAATATCGCGCGCTCGCGGAAAAGGTCTTCGCGCGCGTGCGGACGGTTGTGTCGCACAAGATACTGCGCATCCCCTACACGTCCATCTTCATGGAGTGCGAGAAGTAG
- a CDS encoding glycosyltransferase family 2 protein yields MKLSIVTSLYHSARYLEEFHRRTSAAAAQVTDDFELVLVNDGSPDDSLEVAVRLHRADPRVRVIDLARNFGHHKALMTGLAHARGDLIFLIDADLEEEPELLPRFHAEMQATSAEVIYGVQARRKGDWFERLSGWCFYRLFNLLSSHPIPANLITARLMTRRYVAALLLHRESEVFLGGVWAITGFRQLPLQVVKHSHGHTTYNLWRRLALLVNAITSFSSRPLRMVFYLGALIFLVSSLAAAYLVCLRLFVHGFTLGWPSVVVSIWMIGGLTIFCIGVVGIYVSKIFTESKRRPYTIVRDIYERAEEPESHVVHPHPGFSERLLHSEAPREWPERARR; encoded by the coding sequence GTGAAACTGTCCATCGTCACTTCGCTGTACCACTCGGCGCGCTACCTGGAGGAGTTCCACCGGCGTACTTCCGCCGCGGCTGCGCAGGTCACCGACGATTTCGAGCTCGTGCTGGTCAACGACGGCTCGCCAGACGACTCCCTCGAGGTTGCGGTCCGGCTGCACCGCGCTGATCCGCGCGTGCGCGTCATCGACCTGGCCCGCAACTTCGGCCACCACAAGGCGCTGATGACCGGCCTGGCCCACGCGCGCGGTGATCTGATCTTCCTCATCGACGCGGACCTGGAGGAGGAGCCGGAACTGCTCCCGCGCTTCCACGCCGAAATGCAGGCGACCAGCGCCGAGGTGATCTACGGCGTGCAGGCCCGGCGCAAAGGCGACTGGTTCGAGCGGCTCAGCGGCTGGTGTTTCTACCGCCTGTTCAACCTGTTATCGAGCCACCCAATCCCGGCCAACCTGATCACCGCCCGGCTGATGACCCGCCGCTACGTCGCCGCCCTGCTCCTGCATCGCGAATCCGAGGTCTTTCTCGGCGGCGTCTGGGCGATCACGGGCTTTCGGCAGCTTCCGCTGCAGGTGGTCAAGCACAGTCACGGCCACACCACCTATAACCTCTGGCGGCGCCTGGCGCTGCTGGTCAACGCCATCACATCGTTCAGCAGCCGCCCGCTGCGGATGGTCTTCTATCTGGGAGCCCTGATTTTTCTGGTCTCGTCCCTGGCGGCCGCGTATCTCGTGTGTCTGCGCCTGTTCGTGCACGGCTTCACGCTCGGCTGGCCCTCGGTGGTGGTTTCGATCTGGATGATCGGCGGGCTGACGATTTTCTGCATCGGCGTCGTCGGTATCTACGTCTCCAAGATCTTCACCGAGAGCAAGCGGCGACCGTATACCATCGTGCGGGACATCTACGAGCGCGCCGAGGAGCCTGAGAGCCATGTCGTTCACCCACATCCGGGATTCAGTGAGCGCCTACTACACTCAGAAGCTCCGCGCGAATGGCCCGAACGCGCGCGGCGTTGA
- the rffA gene encoding dTDP-4-amino-4,6-dideoxygalactose transaminase, whose translation MTTSPIPFNRPVPAGRELEYIQQCLHGAHLSGDGPFTKRAHALLEQLTGARKAFLTTSCTHALEMCALLLDLSSDHEFIVPSFTFVSTANAFALRGARPVFCDIRPDTLNLDETKLAALITPRTRAIVPVHYAGVGCEMDAILAIARRHNIPVVEDNAHGLFGRYKDRALGTFGALATQSFHETKNIVCGEGGALLINDPAYVERAEIIREKGTNRSRFFRGQIDKYTWVDLGSSYLPSELLAAFLCAQLEQATEIQARRGRIWNHYNTELHDWAAAHDVRLPIVPAHCQQPFHMFYMLLPSLEVRQRLIAHLKEHKILAVFHYLPLHLSDVGRRFGGRAGQCPVTERISERLLRLPLYNDMTPAEQERVINAVREFNY comes from the coding sequence ATGACGACTTCGCCAATCCCCTTCAACCGCCCCGTACCTGCCGGCCGCGAGCTGGAGTACATCCAGCAGTGCCTGCACGGCGCGCACCTGTCCGGCGACGGCCCGTTTACGAAGCGTGCGCACGCACTGCTCGAACAGCTCACCGGCGCCCGCAAGGCTTTCCTGACGACTTCCTGCACGCACGCCCTGGAAATGTGCGCGCTGCTGCTGGACCTCAGCTCCGACCACGAGTTCATCGTCCCGTCATTCACGTTCGTCTCGACCGCCAACGCGTTCGCGCTCCGCGGCGCGCGGCCGGTCTTCTGTGACATTCGTCCGGACACACTCAACCTGGACGAGACGAAGCTCGCAGCGCTCATCACGCCGCGCACCCGCGCGATCGTGCCCGTGCATTACGCCGGCGTCGGCTGCGAAATGGACGCCATCCTCGCGATCGCGCGCCGCCACAACATCCCCGTGGTCGAGGACAACGCCCATGGGCTGTTCGGCCGATACAAGGACCGGGCGCTCGGTACGTTCGGCGCGCTGGCGACGCAGAGCTTCCACGAGACGAAGAATATCGTCTGCGGCGAGGGCGGGGCCCTGCTGATCAACGACCCCGCGTACGTTGAGCGGGCCGAGATCATCCGCGAGAAAGGCACGAACCGCAGCCGCTTCTTCCGCGGACAGATCGACAAGTACACGTGGGTCGATCTCGGGTCGAGCTACCTGCCGTCCGAGCTTCTCGCGGCGTTCCTGTGCGCGCAACTGGAGCAGGCGACCGAGATCCAGGCGCGCCGCGGACGCATCTGGAACCACTACAACACCGAGCTGCACGACTGGGCCGCCGCGCACGACGTGCGCCTGCCGATCGTGCCGGCACACTGCCAACAGCCCTTCCACATGTTCTACATGCTGCTGCCGTCGCTCGAAGTGCGGCAGCGTCTGATTGCGCATCTGAAGGAGCACAAGATCCTGGCCGTGTTTCATTACCTGCCGCTACACCTCTCCGACGTCGGCCGGCGGTTCGGCGGCCGCGCGGGGCAATGTCCGGTCACCGAGCGCATCAGCGAACGACTGCTGCGTCTCCCCCTCTACAACGACATGACGCCCGCGGAGCAGGAGCGCGTCATCAACGCCGTGCGCGAGTTCAACTATTGA
- a CDS encoding WbqC family protein gives MTRRVAILQSNYIPWKGYFDIINLVDEFVLYDEVQYTRRDWRNRNQIKTPGGLLWLTIPVQVKGKYTQRIMDTVVSEPDWPQRHWASITHNYARAGGFAEYRGVLSDLYGSVHETLLSQINHRFLTTLCQLLGIRTRLSWSTDYPRQTEDRTRRLVEICRQLGATEYLSGPAARSYLDESAFAAAGIRVQYMNYDGYAEYEQVHPPFCHAVSIIDLLLNTGAAARRYMKS, from the coding sequence ATGACGCGGCGCGTGGCGATTCTGCAGTCGAACTACATTCCCTGGAAGGGGTACTTTGACATCATCAATCTGGTCGACGAGTTCGTGCTGTACGACGAGGTGCAATACACGCGCCGCGACTGGCGCAACCGCAACCAGATCAAAACGCCCGGCGGGCTATTGTGGCTCACGATTCCCGTGCAGGTGAAGGGCAAGTACACGCAGCGGATCATGGACACGGTGGTTTCGGAACCGGACTGGCCGCAGCGTCACTGGGCCAGCATCACGCACAACTACGCCCGGGCCGGCGGCTTTGCTGAATATCGCGGTGTGCTGAGCGACCTGTACGGCTCGGTGCACGAAACGCTCCTGAGCCAGATCAACCATCGTTTCCTGACTACGCTCTGCCAACTCCTGGGTATTCGCACGCGGCTGTCCTGGTCCACCGACTACCCGCGTCAGACCGAAGACCGCACCCGGCGTCTGGTCGAGATCTGCCGGCAACTGGGCGCGACGGAGTACCTGAGCGGCCCGGCAGCGCGCAGTTATCTGGACGAATCTGCGTTCGCGGCGGCGGGGATCAGGGTGCAGTACATGAACTACGACGGCTACGCGGAATACGAGCAGGTTCATCCGCCATTCTGTCACGCGGTGAGCATCATCGACCTGCTGCTGAATACGGGCGCGGCCGCGCGCCGCTACATGAAGAGTTGA
- a CDS encoding exo-alpha-sialidase yields the protein MPRALALALLILPLLGSCPTIGLRTTNSLEMGFNTGATMTPVATSDTPLFRATAVFDSIAGKAGSHAPTITAFPDGELLAAWYSYNGPHELDGAAIYTARRLPGSETWEPPTLHIDRPAADGNPVLYSEGDSVWLFQAVVSGTGWSTAHIEVQRSSNRGATWLSPELIVGPLGANVRFPPIRTRDSELLLPAYNDLVLQALFFVSPNGQDWTLRATVATAPPHECLQPSVVRLADGRLLAVLRNRGQEWLWVTSSADDGRTWATPADSGFPNPGSAAALLRLANGHLVLVYNDSPSARRPLSTTVSADDGATWYPPRLLVDGPGSYAYPAAIQTPDGLIHIVYSDDRQRIGHIALNEAWIVAEAPGSGS from the coding sequence ATGCCCCGCGCGCTGGCCCTGGCGCTTCTGATCCTGCCACTGCTGGGCAGCTGTCCGACCATCGGGCTGCGAACCACGAATAGCCTGGAGATGGGATTCAATACCGGCGCCACCATGACGCCCGTGGCGACATCGGACACCCCGCTCTTTCGTGCCACCGCCGTGTTCGACAGCATCGCGGGCAAAGCCGGCAGCCACGCCCCCACGATCACTGCGTTTCCCGACGGCGAGCTGCTGGCAGCCTGGTATTCCTACAACGGGCCGCACGAGCTCGACGGGGCAGCCATTTACACCGCACGCCGACTCCCTGGTTCTGAAACGTGGGAGCCGCCGACACTGCATATCGATCGCCCGGCGGCCGACGGCAATCCGGTGCTCTACAGCGAAGGCGACAGCGTGTGGCTGTTTCAGGCCGTGGTGAGTGGCACCGGCTGGAGCACCGCGCACATCGAGGTGCAGCGCTCCTCAAACCGCGGTGCTACGTGGTTGTCGCCGGAGCTGATCGTTGGCCCGCTAGGCGCCAATGTACGCTTTCCGCCGATACGCACCCGCGACAGCGAATTGCTCCTGCCTGCGTACAACGACTTGGTCTTGCAGGCACTCTTTTTCGTTTCGCCGAACGGGCAAGACTGGACCCTGCGCGCCACGGTCGCGACCGCCCCGCCGCACGAATGCCTGCAACCGTCCGTCGTCAGGTTGGCCGACGGTCGCCTGCTGGCCGTGCTGCGGAACCGCGGGCAGGAGTGGCTCTGGGTTACCTCGTCCGCGGACGATGGCCGGACCTGGGCGACGCCGGCGGACAGCGGATTCCCCAACCCGGGCAGCGCGGCCGCCCTGTTGCGCCTGGCCAATGGACACCTCGTGCTGGTGTACAACGACAGCCCGTCAGCCCGGCGCCCGCTCTCCACCACAGTTTCCGCTGACGACGGAGCCACCTGGTACCCGCCGCGGCTGCTCGTCGACGGTCCCGGTTCCTACGCCTACCCAGCCGCGATCCAGACGCCGGACGGCCTGATTCACATCGTCTATTCCGACGACCGCCAACGCATCGGGCACATCGCGCTGAACGAGGCGTGGATCGTCGCAGAGGCGCCCGGGAGCGGTTCCTGA
- a CDS encoding TetR/AcrR family transcriptional regulator, translating into MPRVSQTNAKRRALLPIVAHAFAELGYRRTTTAELARRCGVRENILYRLWPDKKAMFIAAIGYVYDQSVAIWGRLLVETDGETTLAERLLAYESQHHGEFGHYRIVFAGLSETDDPEVRAALSDMYRRFARFVEQQIKVHRASRAVGTTPGAGDTAWAVVGLGTVANIARELGLVSDTQRRRLFAEVGRLLLTGSQK; encoded by the coding sequence ATGCCTCGAGTCAGTCAGACCAACGCCAAACGCCGCGCGCTGCTGCCGATTGTCGCGCACGCCTTCGCCGAACTGGGCTACCGGCGGACGACCACCGCGGAGCTGGCCCGACGCTGCGGCGTACGTGAGAACATCCTCTACCGCCTCTGGCCGGACAAGAAGGCGATGTTCATCGCGGCGATCGGCTACGTGTACGACCAGTCGGTCGCGATCTGGGGCCGACTGCTGGTCGAGACCGATGGTGAAACCACGCTCGCCGAGCGATTGCTCGCCTATGAGTCCCAGCACCACGGCGAGTTCGGACATTATAGGATTGTGTTCGCGGGGCTGAGCGAGACGGACGACCCGGAAGTGCGGGCGGCCCTCTCGGACATGTATCGCCGGTTCGCACGTTTCGTGGAGCAGCAGATTAAAGTCCACCGCGCGAGCCGTGCCGTCGGGACGACCCCCGGTGCTGGCGACACGGCCTGGGCCGTGGTCGGGCTGGGCACGGTGGCCAACATCGCCCGTGAGCTGGGGCTGGTCAGCGACACGCAGCGCCGGCGGCTGTTCGCCGAAGTCGGGCGGCTGCTGCTCACCGGGTCGCAGAAGTGA
- a CDS encoding class I SAM-dependent methyltransferase, with protein sequence MSFTHIRDSVSAYYTQKLRANGPNARGVDWNSTESQVLRFDQLLKVCPSARDFSLLDYGCGYGALYDYLCSRGLSCDYCGFDISAAMIATARAQHPGASRCLFTDADAALTAADYAVASGIFNVRQNVPDAVWWEYTRTTLGRLAELSRHGFAFNMLTSYSDPERMRPDLYYPDPCKIFDYCKRTFSRQVALLHDYGLYEFTIHVRL encoded by the coding sequence ATGTCGTTCACCCACATCCGGGATTCAGTGAGCGCCTACTACACTCAGAAGCTCCGCGCGAATGGCCCGAACGCGCGCGGCGTTGACTGGAACTCGACCGAGTCACAGGTCCTGCGCTTCGATCAACTCCTCAAGGTGTGTCCGAGCGCACGCGATTTCAGCTTGCTCGACTACGGCTGCGGTTACGGCGCACTGTACGACTATCTGTGCTCCCGCGGCCTGTCGTGCGATTACTGCGGCTTTGACATCTCCGCCGCCATGATCGCCACGGCGCGCGCCCAGCATCCGGGCGCATCGCGCTGCCTCTTCACGGACGCCGACGCCGCGCTGACGGCCGCGGATTACGCGGTCGCGAGCGGCATCTTCAACGTGCGGCAGAACGTGCCCGACGCCGTGTGGTGGGAATATACCCGCACCACCCTCGGTCGGCTGGCCGAACTGAGCCGGCACGGGTTCGCGTTCAACATGCTCACATCCTACTCCGACCCTGAGCGCATGCGACCGGATCTCTACTATCCCGACCCCTGCAAGATCTTCGACTACTGCAAACGCACGTTCTCGAGGCAGGTAGCCTTGTTGCACGACTACGGCCTGTATGAGTTCACGATCCATGTGCGTCTGTGA
- a CDS encoding class I SAM-dependent methyltransferase, whose protein sequence is MPATRQGFLAFAPELAAQNDGFKPEAFAGLAGVEAGNFWFRARNRLLAWALRRYFPRAESLLEIGCGTGFVLSNLRREFPALRFSGSEIYTEGLAFAQARLPGTDLFQMDARNIPYVDEFDVVGAFDVLEHIEDDEAVLRQMHRAVRDGGGILLTVPQHRFLWSAFDEYAQHKRRYARQELLSKVRGAGFAPLRVGSFNAVLLPLMLLSRSRNRRLTEGYDAVDELRMGTLANAVLGMALAGERALIQAGVRFPWGGSLFVVAAKTGR, encoded by the coding sequence ATGCCGGCCACGCGCCAGGGTTTCCTGGCCTTCGCGCCGGAGCTGGCGGCGCAGAACGACGGGTTCAAGCCGGAGGCGTTTGCGGGTCTGGCGGGAGTGGAGGCGGGCAATTTCTGGTTCCGAGCCCGGAATCGGCTGCTGGCGTGGGCGCTGCGCCGCTACTTTCCGCGGGCGGAGTCGCTGCTGGAAATCGGCTGCGGCACGGGTTTTGTGCTCAGCAATCTCCGCCGGGAGTTTCCCGCCCTGCGGTTCTCGGGCAGCGAAATCTACACCGAGGGCCTGGCGTTCGCCCAAGCGCGCTTGCCGGGGACGGATCTGTTCCAGATGGACGCCCGGAATATCCCGTATGTCGATGAGTTCGACGTGGTCGGGGCCTTCGATGTCCTGGAGCACATCGAGGATGACGAGGCCGTACTGCGGCAGATGCATCGCGCGGTTCGCGACGGCGGCGGCATTTTGTTGACCGTGCCGCAGCACCGTTTCCTCTGGAGCGCATTCGACGAGTACGCGCAGCACAAGCGGCGCTACGCGCGTCAGGAACTGCTGTCCAAGGTGCGTGGAGCAGGCTTCGCACCGCTGCGGGTTGGCTCTTTCAACGCCGTGCTACTCCCGCTGATGCTGCTCTCGCGTTCGCGGAACCGGCGTCTGACCGAGGGGTACGACGCCGTCGATGAGTTGCGGATGGGGACACTGGCGAACGCGGTGCTCGGGATGGCCCTGGCCGGCGAGCGGGCCCTGATTCAGGCCGGTGTGCGCTTCCCGTGGGGCGGCTCGCTCTTCGTCGTGGCGGCCAAGACCGGCCGGTAG